A window of bacterium contains these coding sequences:
- a CDS encoding WecB/TagA/CpsF family glycosyltransferase, with translation MNIHEKLINVFGVPVVLARKQDVVLWCKKRITANIKTRVVTANPEILLQARSDAWYHTVVRTADLVTPDGAGVCWAAVFWGLADQSRDVFDIIKLFVSTLWEVVFGNKNSGYFPERVSGSDLLWDIAKLAEQLNKKVYLIGGENGTAQRAAMRIKGECQNLNIQAFGLNHVATPYSVYSLHNEIENFQPDIIFVAYGSPKQEEWINQNMHRYSSIGLAMGVGGALDFIAGNTVRAPLRLQNHALEWFWRLYQRPSRFIRVFRAIIVFPVIILISQLKKFYARKI, from the coding sequence GTGAATATTCATGAGAAATTGATTAACGTGTTTGGTGTACCTGTCGTTTTGGCGAGAAAACAAGATGTAGTTTTATGGTGCAAGAAAAGAATTACGGCAAACATTAAAACCAGAGTTGTTACTGCTAATCCAGAAATATTATTACAGGCTCGTAGCGATGCTTGGTATCATACGGTGGTTCGAACAGCGGACCTTGTTACTCCGGATGGTGCCGGAGTTTGCTGGGCAGCAGTTTTTTGGGGGTTGGCCGATCAATCGCGCGACGTTTTTGATATTATTAAATTATTCGTGAGTACGTTGTGGGAAGTAGTTTTTGGTAATAAGAACAGTGGATATTTTCCTGAACGGGTTTCAGGCTCTGACTTGCTTTGGGATATTGCAAAATTGGCCGAACAATTAAATAAAAAAGTATATTTAATTGGCGGGGAAAATGGGACCGCACAACGGGCAGCGATGCGTATAAAAGGTGAATGTCAAAACCTAAATATTCAAGCGTTTGGTTTAAATCATGTCGCTACGCCATATTCAGTCTATTCATTGCACAATGAAATTGAAAATTTTCAACCGGATATTATCTTTGTGGCGTATGGATCGCCAAAACAAGAGGAGTGGATTAATCAAAATATGCATCGGTATTCCTCGATAGGGCTGGCAATGGGCGTTGGTGGAGCATTAGACTTTATTGCCGGTAATACGGTCCGTGCGCCATTGCGTTTGCAAAATCATGCGTTAGAATGGTTTTGGCGGTTATATCAACGGCCTTCAAGATTTATTCGGGTATTTCGAGCAATTATTGTGTTTCCGGTAATAATTCTTATTTCACAACTTAAAAAGTTTTATGCAAGAAAAATCTGA
- a CDS encoding P-loop NTPase, which translates to MDTNNNSSWRLLKTVKDRWFVVVCIFLSISVLGTYIIWLAARTYSATAVLLVHSQQKDVIDMQSLQTVERINSTIAQLATQESVVSKVENITGNYQSNVSAWPVKGTEFINITAIDSSPESAQRLANTTVDVLLDRVNWLQEKQPLGISVEVVEKAVAPPIPSSTSKKVQAVGVVIFAIFCSIFSAGITESLDRRVREEDVETELQLAIIGKTNKFHHSHTGSLRSRDSFKQLQSTMQFLKFDEPTNAIAFTGTSPGEGKSSTIANLALAFHNVGQDVIIADLDFRRPTMHRLFDIANSSKSGLSNILLSTSNFPDPVQTKFKHISVYPAGIAAPDDAARIYQSPRLRELTEKMRDSWLLIDLPPLLLVPGAATVASVCKNTVFVIEPAKTKLRDAKACLAILRRANVNIVGAILTKVKGINAYYSKDEY; encoded by the coding sequence ATGGACACAAACAATAATTCATCCTGGCGCTTATTAAAAACCGTGAAAGATCGTTGGTTTGTTGTTGTGTGTATTTTTCTTTCAATTTCCGTGTTGGGGACATATATTATTTGGTTGGCGGCACGTACATATTCCGCAACCGCAGTTTTGTTGGTTCACTCACAACAAAAAGACGTAATTGATATGCAATCGTTACAAACGGTTGAAAGGATCAATTCCACTATCGCACAACTGGCTACACAAGAAAGCGTTGTCAGTAAGGTTGAAAATATTACGGGAAATTACCAAAGTAATGTTTCCGCGTGGCCGGTAAAAGGAACGGAATTTATCAATATTACAGCCATAGATTCTTCACCTGAATCGGCGCAACGTCTGGCAAATACTACTGTTGACGTGCTTCTTGATAGGGTAAATTGGTTGCAGGAAAAACAGCCGTTGGGAATTAGTGTTGAAGTCGTTGAAAAAGCGGTAGCACCACCAATTCCTTCTTCTACTTCAAAAAAGGTTCAAGCTGTTGGAGTCGTTATTTTTGCGATATTTTGTAGCATATTTTCAGCAGGTATCACGGAGTCTCTGGATAGGAGAGTTAGGGAGGAAGATGTAGAAACTGAGCTGCAGTTGGCCATTATTGGTAAGACAAACAAATTCCACCACAGTCATACCGGGTCTCTGCGTTCAAGAGATTCGTTTAAGCAATTGCAGTCAACAATGCAGTTTCTTAAATTTGATGAACCAACAAACGCCATTGCATTTACTGGAACTTCACCGGGTGAAGGAAAATCTTCAACCATAGCAAACCTGGCCCTCGCTTTTCATAACGTAGGGCAGGATGTAATAATCGCGGATTTGGACTTCCGGAGACCAACAATGCATCGGCTGTTTGATATAGCAAACAGCTCAAAAAGCGGGCTTAGCAATATTTTGTTGAGTACAAGCAATTTCCCTGATCCGGTGCAAACAAAATTTAAGCACATTTCTGTTTATCCCGCAGGAATTGCCGCACCGGATGACGCGGCACGTATTTATCAATCTCCTCGTTTACGTGAGCTAACTGAAAAAATGCGTGATAGTTGGCTATTGATTGATTTACCGCCACTTTTACTTGTTCCAGGGGCGGCAACAGTTGCTTCTGTTTGCAAAAACACAGTTTTTGTTATTGAGCCGGCAAAAACAAAACTTAGAGATGCAAAAGCGTGTCTGGCGATATTACGACGCGCAAATGTTAATATTGTTGGTGCTATTCTTACAAAAGTTAAAGGAATTAACGCCTATTATTCAAAAGACGAATATTAG
- the gltX gene encoding glutamate--tRNA ligase gives MQEKSENKPKVRVRFPPSPTGFLHVGSARTALYNFLFAKSNNGQLILRIEDTDEARNNADGEADIFESLKWLGISWDEGPDIGGPSKSYKQSERAEIYELAVKKLLSTGKAYRCFCSQERLDKLRDECEAVKMPFKYDNKCRGISLEESEKKGKVDNFVVRLKINEGEEVIINDLVRGKVRFAPGAVDDFVLSKGTNKALYHLAVVVDDYEMKITHIIRGEDGLSNTPKHVFLQRALGYQTPIYAHLPLLLDEQKKKLSKRSGDVSLFVKTLREEEGYLPEAIINGLALLGWNSKTEQDLFTLEELKNVFKLENVQKAGAVFSLDRLNWLNKQHIRKLSVEVLRERVKPFMDKVGVKVADDYLMRLIQIERERITLLKEVPGLVLDTISNPVLDSEKIAWKKDDKNIAKDALEFLLDKMGQLSAETWSDFEMLQSSIMKIVDKSEKGRATMLWPMRYALSGKEKSAGPQELAWLLGKDETIKRMREAVVQLGPGNK, from the coding sequence ATGCAAGAAAAATCTGAAAATAAACCAAAGGTTCGAGTTCGGTTTCCGCCGTCACCGACAGGATTCTTACACGTGGGAAGCGCAAGAACGGCTTTGTATAATTTTCTATTTGCCAAATCAAATAATGGCCAACTGATTCTTCGTATTGAAGATACAGACGAAGCGCGTAATAATGCGGACGGGGAGGCGGATATTTTTGAAAGTTTAAAATGGCTGGGAATTAGTTGGGATGAGGGGCCGGACATTGGAGGACCGTCTAAATCATATAAACAATCCGAGCGCGCGGAGATTTATGAATTGGCCGTCAAAAAATTACTTAGTACGGGTAAGGCCTATCGTTGTTTTTGTTCACAAGAGCGTCTTGATAAATTAAGGGATGAATGTGAAGCGGTGAAGATGCCTTTTAAATATGATAATAAATGTAGAGGTATTTCATTGGAGGAAAGTGAAAAGAAGGGTAAGGTCGATAATTTTGTAGTTAGATTAAAAATTAACGAAGGAGAAGAAGTTATTATTAATGATCTTGTTCGTGGAAAAGTCAGGTTTGCGCCGGGGGCGGTTGATGATTTTGTTCTTTCAAAGGGCACAAATAAAGCTCTCTATCACTTAGCGGTTGTCGTTGATGATTATGAGATGAAAATAACTCATATTATTCGAGGTGAAGATGGCCTTAGTAATACGCCAAAACATGTGTTTTTACAGCGCGCACTTGGATATCAGACACCGATATACGCGCACTTACCGCTATTGCTTGATGAACAAAAGAAAAAACTTTCAAAACGCTCGGGGGATGTTTCCTTATTTGTAAAAACATTAAGAGAAGAAGAGGGTTATTTGCCGGAAGCAATTATTAACGGGCTGGCGTTGTTGGGGTGGAATTCGAAAACCGAACAAGATTTGTTTACACTAGAAGAGTTGAAAAATGTGTTTAAGTTGGAAAATGTACAAAAGGCCGGGGCTGTTTTTTCACTAGACCGATTGAATTGGTTGAATAAACAACATATCAGGAAACTCTCTGTCGAAGTTTTAAGGGAAAGAGTAAAACCATTCATGGATAAGGTTGGCGTTAAAGTGGCGGATGATTACTTAATGAGGTTGATCCAAATTGAAAGAGAAAGAATTACACTATTAAAGGAAGTTCCCGGGTTGGTTTTGGACACAATAAGTAATCCTGTTTTGGATAGTGAGAAGATTGCGTGGAAAAAAGATGATAAAAATATAGCAAAAGATGCTTTAGAGTTTTTATTGGATAAAATGGGGCAATTATCCGCAGAAACGTGGTCGGATTTTGAGATGTTACAGTCAAGTATTATGAAGATTGTCGATAAATCGGAAAAAGGAAGAGCGACAATGCTTTGGCCGATGCGTTACGCACTTTCAGGGAAAGAGAAGAGTGCCGGCCCCCAGGAATTGGCCTGGTTGCTTGGAAAAGACGAGACTATTAAGCGAATGCGCGAAGCTGTTGTACAGTTAGGGCCTGGTAATAAATAA
- the def gene encoding peptide deformylase has product MSIRSILHAPNKILSAPGKMVSRPLSSEIEGLIADMKDTVIASNGIGLAAPQIGASLRVIVINFEKEPYAIINPEIKWSSNGTSALEEGCLSVPDYFVKISRPKKIIITGMNEKGETIEIKAKDMLAKIFQHEIDHTNGILISNYQENRILF; this is encoded by the coding sequence ATGTCAATAAGATCAATTCTCCACGCTCCTAACAAGATCCTTTCTGCACCAGGCAAAATGGTTTCACGCCCCTTAAGCTCGGAAATAGAGGGTTTAATAGCAGATATGAAAGATACGGTCATTGCATCCAATGGGATCGGTTTGGCGGCCCCGCAAATTGGTGCTTCACTTCGGGTCATAGTTATCAATTTCGAAAAAGAGCCATACGCCATAATTAACCCGGAAATTAAATGGTCATCAAACGGAACTTCCGCCCTCGAGGAAGGTTGCCTTTCAGTTCCGGACTACTTTGTTAAAATTTCCAGACCAAAAAAAATTATTATCACCGGCATGAACGAAAAAGGAGAAACTATCGAAATTAAAGCAAAGGATATGTTGGCAAAAATATTTCAACACGAGATTGATCACACAAACGGAATCTTAATCTCGAACTATCAAGAGAATAGAATTCTCTTCTAG
- the fmt gene encoding methionyl-tRNA formyltransferase, which produces MNKENNTKIRVVFFGSAEFSLPSLICLYDTPFNIVAVVTQPDKPFGRGKKISRNVIGKWANENKISTLQPENLNDTEFFNKLSAIHPDIFIVVAYGKILPKTLLNLPKFGSINVHGSLLPKYRGASPIQAAILSDEIITGVSIMQMDAGMDTGPILSQEEVKIAPSDTAGTLSEKLSNIGGVLLVKTLTRLIVGEIKPVPQLHEGISVCKKLSKNDGQINWSQTAQKIERQVRAFQPWPIAWTTLKSNHSLLKIHEARLSSADTSGRIPGDTFINTTGVLSVCCGENSALDIITVQPQNKNKMPARDYILGHREILISGLDLDFVRK; this is translated from the coding sequence ATGAATAAAGAAAACAATACGAAAATCCGTGTAGTTTTTTTTGGTTCCGCGGAATTTTCGCTCCCCTCGCTCATTTGCCTTTACGATACGCCATTTAATATCGTCGCTGTTGTAACTCAGCCGGATAAGCCGTTTGGAAGAGGAAAAAAAATCTCTCGGAACGTCATTGGAAAATGGGCGAATGAAAATAAAATTTCAACCTTGCAACCGGAAAATCTTAACGATACCGAATTTTTTAATAAATTATCGGCGATACATCCCGATATTTTTATTGTCGTTGCATATGGAAAAATATTACCTAAAACCCTGCTCAACTTACCAAAATTCGGATCAATCAACGTCCATGGATCACTGCTCCCAAAGTATCGCGGTGCATCCCCCATTCAGGCCGCCATTTTATCGGATGAAATAATTACTGGCGTAAGTATTATGCAAATGGATGCCGGGATGGATACCGGCCCTATTCTTAGTCAGGAAGAAGTCAAGATTGCACCAAGCGACACAGCAGGCACCCTTAGCGAAAAACTCTCCAATATCGGTGGTGTTTTGTTAGTCAAAACACTCACACGGCTCATTGTCGGAGAAATTAAGCCTGTTCCCCAATTACATGAAGGCATTAGCGTTTGTAAAAAACTTTCAAAGAATGATGGTCAAATAAATTGGTCTCAAACAGCACAGAAGATCGAACGACAAGTCCGTGCTTTTCAACCCTGGCCAATTGCCTGGACAACGTTAAAATCTAATCATTCACTTCTAAAAATTCACGAAGCGCGTTTATCTTCCGCAGATACATCAGGAAGAATTCCTGGCGATACTTTTATTAATACAACCGGTGTTTTATCAGTGTGCTGTGGCGAAAATAGTGCGCTAGATATTATTACCGTACAGCCACAAAATAAAAATAAAATGCCGGCACGCGATTATATTCTCGGTCACCGTGAAATTTTGATTTCAGGATTAGATTTAGACTTCGTCCGTAAATAA
- a CDS encoding glycosyltransferase, producing the protein MKILIVAPYFYPAYVYGGPIDVEYQTGKAWVEQNQTVTVVSTNANGKKDMELNNEFPVYVAGMSVYYCKRSCLSAVSWRMLVVLFQQIKKTDIVALHFVYSFPTIPTIILCKVFKKELLWRPHGALQRWSGTKKQWLKNIWNEICKILLPESTHILFTSMAEWEECKKIFPNSKPLIVPNGVVVPLAEPVKIFSKKIRLLFLGRIDRIKGLENLLMAIRMIDQEKFTLDICGDGASSYINEIKQKIEEYHISDRVFMRGEVSRENLAQTFAKADFLVVPSHTENFGQVVVEALAHAVPVIASKGSPWEKMEEIGCGLWVENDPKSLAAAIIKMSKLQILEMGRRGRTWMQKDFDWSQNAKKILPVLETRN; encoded by the coding sequence ATGAAAATTCTAATTGTAGCGCCATATTTTTATCCCGCGTATGTATACGGGGGACCAATTGACGTTGAATATCAGACCGGCAAGGCTTGGGTGGAACAAAACCAAACAGTAACGGTTGTATCCACAAATGCGAACGGTAAAAAAGATATGGAGTTAAATAACGAATTTCCGGTTTATGTCGCGGGAATGTCAGTATATTATTGCAAAAGGTCGTGTTTGTCGGCGGTGTCATGGCGGATGCTGGTTGTTCTTTTCCAGCAAATTAAAAAAACCGATATTGTTGCACTTCATTTTGTGTATTCATTTCCAACCATTCCGACAATAATTTTATGTAAAGTATTTAAAAAAGAATTATTATGGCGTCCGCATGGGGCACTACAACGGTGGTCGGGAACAAAAAAACAATGGCTAAAAAATATATGGAACGAAATTTGTAAAATATTGCTTCCGGAGAGTACGCATATTTTATTTACTTCAATGGCAGAATGGGAAGAATGTAAAAAAATATTTCCGAACTCAAAACCACTCATTGTGCCAAATGGCGTTGTTGTTCCATTGGCGGAACCTGTCAAAATATTTTCAAAAAAGATTCGTCTTCTGTTTCTGGGTAGGATTGATCGGATAAAAGGATTAGAAAACTTATTGATGGCCATAAGAATGATTGATCAAGAAAAGTTTACGTTGGACATCTGCGGCGACGGTGCAAGCTCGTATATCAATGAAATAAAACAAAAAATCGAGGAATATCATATTAGTGATCGGGTGTTTATGCGTGGGGAGGTTTCTCGTGAAAACCTTGCACAAACATTTGCGAAGGCAGATTTTTTAGTAGTTCCTTCGCATACGGAAAATTTTGGTCAGGTTGTTGTTGAGGCCCTGGCTCACGCGGTGCCGGTGATCGCCTCAAAGGGGTCGCCATGGGAAAAAATGGAAGAAATTGGTTGTGGTTTGTGGGTCGAAAACGATCCAAAAAGTTTGGCCGCCGCAATCATAAAAATGAGCAAATTACAAATTTTGGAGATGGGAAGACGCGGTAGAACTTGGATGCAGAAAGATTTTGATTGGTCGCAAAATGCAAAAAAAATATTGCCAGTTCTGGAAACCCGTAACTAA
- a CDS encoding glycosyltransferase family 2 protein: MYKPKFVVIIPTYLRVEALGCCLEALEKQTILPDEIIIVRRESDIETKDFLNQYNKKRGALNTTVFCVIEAGFLPPIKEGLKMAKGDYVGILDDDVLVGSNWVETGLLTFKKNGPCLGAINGASIGQDKSGTVFPARLFWFGRFAVIKNKSISTKKINGPNEGNMIIRGEVSTELDVDMRLNSGRIAHHGLDFGLQLIMRGWEIQYEPQLNAYHLALRAQSDVDNPLNVSTFIHNLTHIINKHYGKIKLFVFVFYNLVVGQHDMPGLLYGFFRHVTPSKRVSVARRALILELFQRI; this comes from the coding sequence ATGTATAAGCCAAAATTTGTAGTAATTATTCCAACATACTTGAGGGTGGAAGCGTTGGGGTGCTGTCTTGAAGCTTTGGAAAAGCAAACAATATTACCGGATGAAATAATTATTGTTCGACGTGAAAGTGATATTGAAACAAAAGATTTTTTAAATCAATACAATAAAAAAAGGGGTGCGCTAAACACGACTGTCTTTTGTGTGATTGAAGCGGGATTTTTACCGCCAATTAAGGAGGGTCTAAAAATGGCGAAGGGCGACTACGTGGGTATTTTGGATGATGATGTTTTAGTTGGTTCTAATTGGGTGGAGACGGGATTGTTAACCTTTAAAAAAAATGGGCCCTGTCTTGGGGCTATTAATGGGGCATCAATAGGTCAAGACAAGAGCGGAACCGTATTTCCGGCAAGACTTTTTTGGTTTGGCCGTTTTGCGGTTATAAAAAATAAGTCCATAAGTACTAAAAAAATAAATGGACCAAATGAGGGAAACATGATTATTCGTGGCGAGGTGAGCACGGAATTGGATGTCGACATGCGTTTGAATTCCGGTCGGATAGCGCACCATGGTTTGGATTTTGGTTTGCAATTAATTATGCGAGGGTGGGAAATTCAGTATGAGCCACAACTAAATGCGTATCATCTTGCATTACGAGCACAAAGCGATGTTGACAATCCCCTAAATGTCAGCACCTTTATTCATAATTTAACGCATATAATTAATAAGCACTACGGAAAAATTAAATTATTTGTATTTGTGTTTTACAACTTAGTGGTTGGTCAACATGATATGCCCGGCCTGTTGTATGGTTTTTTTAGACATGTAACGCCTTCAAAACGTGTTTCCGTTGCGCGACGTGCCTTAATTTTGGAATTATTTCAACGCATATGA
- a CDS encoding superoxide dismutase: MKYELPKLAYAYDALEPHIDELTMHVHHDKHHQTYLDKLNIAISGHSDFDGVEIETVLRNIKSVDEKIQQAVINNGGGHSNHSIYWTNLSPNGGGEPTGEIKKAIKSEFNNFEDFKAKFTETAMNAFGSGWTWLVIKDDKLTILSRLNQDSPLLDGYEPLLSLDLWEHAYYLKYQNRRAEYVGNWWNLINWENVNSRLKNK; this comes from the coding sequence ATGAAATACGAATTACCAAAATTGGCATACGCTTACGACGCGCTTGAACCGCACATCGATGAATTAACAATGCATGTACACCACGATAAACATCATCAAACATATTTAGACAAACTAAACATTGCGATTTCAGGGCACTCTGATTTTGATGGTGTGGAGATTGAAACTGTTTTACGGAACATAAAAAGCGTGGACGAAAAAATCCAACAAGCCGTTATAAATAATGGAGGCGGGCACAGTAACCACAGTATCTATTGGACCAATCTTTCCCCAAATGGTGGTGGGGAACCGACGGGCGAAATTAAAAAGGCGATAAAATCCGAGTTTAATAATTTTGAGGACTTCAAAGCCAAATTTACGGAAACAGCAATGAATGCTTTTGGCAGTGGTTGGACATGGTTAGTTATTAAAGATGATAAATTGACTATTTTATCTCGCCTAAATCAAGATAGTCCATTACTTGACGGGTATGAGCCGTTATTAAGTTTAGATCTATGGGAACACGCTTATTATTTGAAATATCAAAACAGGCGCGCAGAGTATGTCGGCAACTGGTGGAACCTCATAAATTGGGAAAACGTAAATTCTAGATTAAAAAACAAATAG
- a CDS encoding glycosyltransferase family 4 protein — MATNHQLVKSRPLNILCISEHYSPLIGGTITYVKNICKTLARLGQNVFLITYTPDEKTFPPLRWVKIDNYNVYNLGLPSNLDHNTRAARRNFCKELDKIIVHQILSLKADIVHVLYGHYVTGIFNNHIIHIPVFWTVHNFPPAEYSPLSTTPISSLNVLLTTIYFYVVKQINISRFQKYKVTNIIAVSEHVKNHLIQNYIPDGKIIVIPNGVNVDIFTPQLNVKRSRPNHFPTILTVAPISQHKGLHVLLTASVEIRKYYPNVHIINIGSIKEKKYKNKLDDYIQKYKLGPNWTFITNEICRDELLDFFNGCDIYVQPSLQEGFCLTFLEAASCGKPLVGTNTGAISEILKITDNESPCPPGDSKCLAEKITEAISKTITSPHNTTTQHNIISNKYSWTIVVSRLISLYEDKLQKID; from the coding sequence ATGGCAACAAACCACCAATTAGTCAAGAGTCGGCCATTAAATATACTTTGTATAAGCGAACACTATTCTCCCCTGATTGGCGGGACAATAACCTATGTGAAAAATATCTGTAAAACCCTCGCAAGGCTTGGTCAAAATGTTTTTCTTATAACTTATACACCGGACGAAAAAACCTTTCCCCCACTTAGGTGGGTAAAAATTGACAACTACAATGTCTATAATTTGGGTTTACCAAGCAACCTTGACCACAATACGCGCGCTGCACGACGAAATTTTTGCAAAGAACTTGATAAGATTATTGTTCATCAAATATTAAGCCTCAAAGCCGACATTGTTCATGTTTTATATGGTCACTATGTGACTGGTATTTTCAATAATCACATTATTCATATCCCTGTCTTTTGGACAGTACATAATTTTCCCCCCGCGGAATATTCTCCACTTTCAACGACACCTATTTCTTCGCTCAATGTATTACTAACAACAATTTATTTCTATGTCGTAAAACAAATAAATATCTCAAGATTTCAAAAGTACAAAGTCACAAATATTATTGCAGTAAGTGAACATGTAAAAAATCATTTGATCCAAAACTATATTCCTGATGGGAAAATAATCGTCATTCCAAATGGTGTTAATGTTGATATTTTTACACCACAACTCAACGTTAAAAGATCAAGACCAAATCATTTTCCCACAATTTTGACGGTTGCTCCGATCTCTCAACACAAAGGTTTACACGTCTTATTGACCGCTTCTGTTGAAATTAGAAAATATTATCCAAACGTACACATTATAAATATTGGTTCAATAAAAGAAAAGAAATATAAAAATAAACTAGACGATTATATACAAAAATACAAACTCGGTCCGAATTGGACTTTTATTACAAATGAAATATGCAGGGATGAACTTTTGGATTTCTTTAATGGCTGTGATATTTATGTTCAACCATCATTACAAGAAGGTTTTTGCTTAACATTTCTGGAGGCAGCATCTTGTGGAAAACCGCTCGTTGGAACCAACACTGGCGCAATTTCAGAAATACTTAAAATCACTGACAATGAAAGCCCTTGCCCCCCAGGCGATAGTAAGTGTTTGGCAGAAAAAATCACTGAGGCGATCTCCAAAACTATTACCAGTCCGCATAATACTACAACTCAACACAACATAATTAGCAACAAATATTCTTGGACGATAGTTGTGTCGCGGCTAATTTCACTTTATGAAGATAAACTTCAAAAAATAGACTAA
- a CDS encoding peptidoglycan DD-metalloendopeptidase family protein, with product MDNIKIIKTIGILIMGFVCFGIPIVTHADVLEDLRQQMTAKRKVIDEIEQKINAFKSSIAEQQLQAVTLSGQIHVIDNGVKSLTLEIDKTNAQISELQTESEALKEEMQAVDAQIKNQKEVLREYLRTLQNLDTISSVQAFFKYATLSDAINEIRSVYRAEQNSQITLDRIRELQQTLKSREVTFKDFKRELDGLQARQVSQKNILGQQQEAKSRLLVLTRAQEFEYNKLLSQSMAAQKRQDAEITRLDAAIRLELEKQGYRKLSGVGKLDWPIDPIFGVSCGFHCSGYPYASVIGAHTGTDLPIDVGTPIKASADGYVGKVNISAGSGYSYILLIHGDNISTIYGHVINASVNEGSYVTRGQVIGHTGGAPGARGSGLSTGPHLHFEVRKNGIPVDAQNYLP from the coding sequence ATGGACAATATCAAAATAATAAAAACAATCGGAATCTTGATTATGGGTTTTGTTTGTTTTGGAATTCCTATCGTCACCCATGCCGATGTTTTGGAAGATCTGCGTCAGCAGATGACGGCCAAAAGAAAAGTAATTGATGAGATAGAACAAAAAATTAACGCGTTTAAGTCATCAATCGCGGAGCAACAATTACAAGCAGTTACTTTGTCCGGACAGATTCATGTTATTGATAATGGTGTTAAGAGTTTAACACTGGAGATCGATAAAACAAATGCGCAAATCTCGGAATTGCAAACCGAAAGTGAAGCGTTAAAAGAGGAAATGCAAGCAGTTGACGCGCAAATTAAAAATCAAAAAGAGGTGCTACGGGAGTATCTTCGGACTTTGCAAAACCTAGATACAATTAGCAGTGTGCAGGCATTTTTCAAATATGCCACTTTGTCTGACGCCATAAACGAAATTCGTTCTGTATATCGGGCGGAACAAAATAGTCAAATAACGCTCGATCGAATTCGTGAATTACAGCAAACACTGAAATCGCGCGAAGTAACTTTTAAAGATTTCAAAAGAGAACTTGATGGTCTTCAAGCAAGACAAGTAAGTCAAAAAAATATTTTGGGTCAACAGCAAGAAGCAAAAAGTAGACTTTTAGTATTAACTCGTGCTCAGGAATTTGAGTATAATAAATTATTGTCTCAATCCATGGCGGCTCAAAAAAGACAAGATGCCGAGATTACGCGTTTAGACGCGGCGATTCGTCTGGAGCTGGAAAAACAAGGATATCGCAAGCTTTCCGGTGTCGGTAAATTGGATTGGCCCATAGATCCAATTTTTGGTGTTTCATGCGGGTTTCATTGTTCCGGGTACCCTTACGCATCAGTAATTGGCGCACACACCGGAACCGATCTGCCGATTGATGTGGGGACACCCATCAAAGCATCCGCGGACGGCTATGTTGGAAAAGTGAACATTTCAGCCGGATCCGGTTATTCATACATTTTGCTGATTCATGGTGATAATATATCAACGATTTATGGACACGTTATTAATGCCAGCGTTAATGAAGGTTCGTATGTAACCAGAGGGCAGGTTATAGGGCATACGGGTGGTGCTCCTGGCGCGCGTGGTTCCGGACTTTCAACGGGCCCTCATTTACATTTCGAGGTAAGAAAGAATGGAATTCCGGTTGATGCACAAAATTATTTGCCGTAA